A region from the Leishmania panamensis strain MHOM/PA/94/PSC-1 chromosome 20 sequence genome encodes:
- a CDS encoding acireductone dioxygenase (ARD)-like protein, putative (TriTrypDB/GeneDB-style sysID: LpmP.20.5150) — protein sequence MTECWYIPEEVADRREENRLSPNVPGSYEALSEAGIFFRHFDPKEVSDDIEGFIQPLLKKLNYHSYDVVNLSPATLGEEKFEALAEQHFMEHTHEDDEVRLILEGQGYFDVRDANDKWIRLLSKPGDCIVLPAGMYHRFTTDHSKCIKTLRIFKEAPRWIALNRGPETEEKPARKEYLARLHAPAETAVGAANSHTIFSLHYPLKLDAELTVITKRLLEQHSKKPLALMIFLTGSTDPTTGASWCPDCIPAKPQVAQRFAELQGKYGEERAIFLQLPVERAGYLGNPEYPYRKHPTLQLASVPTLLVLTPTKDAKETGDVQWYDRLEVKMRTCDIDKADVLCLE from the coding sequence ATGACAGAGTGCTGGTACATCcccgaggaggtggcggatcGCCGCGAGGAGAACCGTCTCTCACCAAACGTGCCCGGCAGCTACGAGGCGCTTAGTGAGGCGGGGATTTTCTTTCGTCACTTCGACCCGAAAGAGGTGAGTGACGACATTGAGGGCTTCATCCAGCCGCTTCTCAAGAAGCTCAACTACCACAGCTACGACGTCGTAAACCTCAGCCCAGCCACCCTCGGGGAAGAGAAGTTTGAGGCTCTAGCGGAGCAGCACTTTATGGAGCACACTCACGAGGACGATGAAGTACGGCTAATTCTCGAGGGACAAGGCTACTTTGACGTGCGCGATGCCAACGACAAGTGGATTCGATTGCTGTCGAAACCTGGCGATTGCATCGTCTTGCCAGCTGGCATGTACCATCGCTTCACGACAGACCACAGCAAGTGCATCAAGACCCTGCGCATCTTCAAGGAGGCGCCCCGGTGGATCGCGCTGAACCGCGGCCcagagacggaggagaagcCGGCGCGCAAGGAGTACCTCGCTCGCCTGCACGCCCCCGCTGAGACAGCTGTCGGTGCCGCCAACAGCCATACGATCTTCTCTCTGCACTACCCGCTGAAGCTGGATGCGGAGCTCACTGTCATCACGAAGCGGCTGCTCGAGCAACACAGTAAGAAGCCGCTTGCTCTCATGATCTTCCTGACCGGCTCCACCGACCCAACGACCGGAGCATCATGGTGCCCGGACTGCATCCCAGCGAAGCCGCAGGTCGCACAGCGCTTTGCAGAGCTCCAAGGCAAGTACGGTGAGGAGCGCGCCATCTTCCTACAGCTTCCAGTTGAGCGCGCCGGCTATCTTGGCAACCCGGAGTACCCCTACCGCAAGCACCCGACTCTGCAGCTAGCGAGTGTGCCGACGCTGCTCGTTCTGACACCGACCAAGGACGCCAAGGAAACGGGCGACGTGCAGTGGTACGACCGACTCGAGGTCAAGATGCGCACCTGTGACATTGACAAGGCAGATGTGCTGTGCCTCGAGTAG
- a CDS encoding hypothetical protein (TriTrypDB/GeneDB-style sysID: LpmP.20.5160), which yields MISWVPVVCCRRSLTSCLSGRSAKTDTSALTRKIRRASSISSPETSGFPCKATVSARSSTTISSSSTAETVSLAPGAIAEWSAALPDIPYGFPESDLVAFAAERSGGLQKQWLQDLSRQVSSSTTKSASSFQVERYLPNKEDFWRCPPYEALREIVLHTPYHEALKIIMEHDYRFLFTDVMCNVEAPMPHVIYEDFMKCLTFSSRQQPPEEQFALPEPVLRDILCWAAYYCTLDHFYFTSASMLFRKVEQEQHVSPAVHSAWVYICTAAGKLDKALAYAAYMEAHKIPFDADVFARLLHPSLTPVQQHLQQAPQTSKGIVLQRRLCQDMSQHHGTMPVAVHAMFVYHILTLQHTRKWEVLRGAAELFNRWQQRARSRGGLAVPASFTPVSVSIAKPLHEVICSRTMQLAMSLFCREKGIRWGPRTTKEMVTFMLENDEAGCTMADVIFVLMRTRQNERTGMLAALPRTTFTTEEQETLMHATYRRIRRDAAYAVAGPLLRELLAADGATGTAAAAADSGSSSDEAVDLAMQSLQRLASSAADQDAAAVSSSPSVSPAAAGAPYRSEGKRCTPAAAHGTIIDDGKRGSLTSLERVIMEQSWEEETLSSPAETARDLLAAVIALDRESVIAAPAARRPNGDAQATLNESSGTPSLVASAAAEADRLRELHVSLEAMSTPSSLSAWSLQQLQKEEEEARLRRQAENAWISPAYMPR from the coding sequence ATGATCTCCTGGGTGCCGGTCGtgtgctgtcgccgctcgCTGACGTCTTGCCTTAGCGGCCGCTCCGCTAAGACGGACACATCCGCACTGACCAGAAAGATACGGCGAGCATCCTCTATCTCCTCCCCAGAGACATCGGGGTTCCCTTGTAAAGCAACCGTCTCGGCTagaagcagcaccaccatctcCAGTAGCAGCACCGCGGAGACAGTGAGCCTAGCGCCCGGCGCAATAGCAGAGTGGTCTGCTGCCCTACCGGACATCCCCTATGGTTTCCCGGAGAGCGATTTGGTCGCTTTCGCCGCAGAGCGAAGTGGGGGTCTGCAGAAGCAGTGGCTGCAGGACCTTTCACGCcaggtgagcagcagcaccaccaagAGCGCCAGCTCCTTCCAGGTGGAGCGCTACCTCCCCAACAAGGAGGACTTCTGGCGGTGTCCGCCGTACGAGGCACTGCGTGAGATTGTGCTGCATACCCCGTACCATGAGGCGCTGAAGATCATCATGGAGCACGACTACCGCTTTCTCTTTACGGACGTCATGTGCAACGTCGAGGCGCCGATGCCGCACGTCATCTACGAGGATTTCATGAAGTGCCTTACGTTCTCCTCGCGTCAGCAGCCGCCGGAGGAACAGTTTGCGCTTCCCGAGCCCGTGTTGCGGGATATTCTCTGCTGGGCGGCCTACTACTGCACGCTGGATCACTTCTActtcacctctgcctccaTGCTTTTTCGCAAGgtggagcaggagcagcacgtGAGCCCTGCGGTGCACAGTGCGTGGGTTTACATCTGTACAGCGGCGGGCAAGCTGGACAAGGCACTCGCCTACGCCGCCTACATGGAGGCGCACAAGATCCCATTTGACGCGGATGTGTTTGCCCGCTTGCtgcacccctctctcaccccagtccagcagcacctgcagcaggcgccgcAGACATCGAAGGGTATCGTGCTACAGCGGCGCCTCTGCCAAGATATGAGCCAGCACCACGGCACAATGCCAGTGGCGGTCCACGCGATGTTTGTTTACCACATCCTGACTCTCCAACACACGCGCAAATGGGAAGTGCtgcgtggtgctgccgaACTGTTTAATCGATGGCAACAGCGAGCGAGGAGTAGGGGCGGCCTTGCGGTTCCTGCTTCATTCACGCCAGTTTCTGTGTCTATCGCCAAGCCGCTGCATGAAGTGATCTGCTCCCGCACCATGCAGCTCGCCATGTCGCTCTTCTGCAGGGAGAAGGGCATTCGCTGGGGACCTCGCACGACGAAAGAAATGGTCACCTTCATGCTGGAAAACGATGAGGCCGGCTGCACCATGGCGGACGTGATATTTGTGCTGATGCGCACCCGACAAAACGAGCGAACAGGGATGCTGGCCGCGCTTCCCAGAACAACCTTCACCACGGAAGAGCAGGAGACGCTGATGCATGCCACGTACCGGCGCATCCGACGCGATGCGGCGTACGCGGTAGCGGGACCGTTGCTACGAGAACTGCTTGCAGCGGACGGGGCCACTggcactgcggcagcagcggcggatagcggaagcagcagcgacgaggctGTCGACCTGGCCatgcagtcgctgcagaggcTCGCTTCATCAGCGGCGGACcaggacgccgccgctgtgtcCTCAAGCCCTTCCGTCTCTCCAGCGGCTGCGGGTGCGCCGTATCGCAGCGAGGGGAAACGATgcacgccggcagcggcgcatggCACAATTATTGATGACGGCAAGCGAGGCAGTCTTACCTCTCTCGAGAGAGTCATCATGGAGCAGtcgtgggaggaggagacgctaTCGTCGCCGGCGGAAACGGCGCGCGACCTCTTGGCTGCTGTGATAGCGCTAGATCGTGAAAGCGTCAtagcagcaccggcggcaaGGAGACCGAATGGTGACGCACAGGCAACGCTAAACGAGTCGTCAGGAACTCCATCCTTGGtggcatcagcggcggcagaagcCGATCGGCTTCGTGAGCTGCACGTATCACTGGAAGCGATGAGCACACCGTCAAGCCTGTCAGCCTGGTCGTTGCAGCAACTgcagaaggaagaagaggaggcacgACTGCGTCGCCAGGCGGAGAATGCATGGATATCGCCCGCCTACATGCCGCGgtaa